The nucleotide window CCCTCCCCTATCCCCATCACCTATCCCCATCACCTATCCCCCTCCCCTACCGCACCACCGCCATCTCCCGCCCCGTCTCATTCAGCCGCCGCCCGCCCGACTCGGTGCACGTCACGATGTCCTCGATCCGTACGCCGAACCGCCCCGGCAGATAGATCCCCGGCTCGATCGAGAAGCACATCCCGGGCACCAGCGTCAGATGCTCGCCCTCGACCAGATACGGCGGCTCGTGGGTGGTCACCCCGATGCCGTGTCCGGTCCGGTGGATGAAGTACTCGCCGTAGCCCGCCGCCTTGATCACCTTCCGAGCCACCCGGTCGATGTCCTGGCACGCGACGCCCGGCCGCACCGCCTCGAACGCCGCCTGCTGCGCCTCTCGCACGATGTCGTGCACCTTGCGCTCCTCGGCGCCCGGCTGCCCGACGTGCACGGTCCGTGTCGTATCCGAGCCGTACCCGTCCTTGAGGCCACCGAAGTCGAGCACCACCATGTCGCCGTCCTCGATGACCCGCTCCCCGGCCTCGTGGTGCGGATTGGCCCCGTTCGGGCCCGAGCCGACGATCGTGAAGTCCACCTGGCTGTGTCCGTGCTCGCGCAGCAGCCGCGCCAGATCCGCCGCCACGTCGGACTCCCGCCGCCCGCCGAAGGGCAGCCGCACGATCTCCTCGTACGTCGCGTCCGCGGCGGCCCCGGCCGCGGCCAGCCGCGCCACCTCATGAGCGTCCTTGACCGCCCGCAGCATCGGCAGCCCCTCCGACAGCGCCGCGTAGGCGCTGCCCGGCAGCGACCGCTGGAGGCCCAGCAGGTGCATCGCCCAGGTCGAGTCGGACACCCCGTAACGCCCCTGCGGGTCCACCCACTTGGCGACCTCGGCATACGGGTCCGCACCGTCGGCCCACCCGGACACCTCCAGCGCCCGGGCCCCTGCGGCATGCTCCGCGTCCGGCTGCTCCAATACGGGCACCAGCAGCCGCGAGCGCCGCCCCGGCTCGATCACCAGCGCGGTGAGCCGCTCGGTGACCGCCGTCGGCCGGTAACCGCACAGCCACGTCAGATCCGGCCCCGGCGTCACGATCAGCCCGGCCAGCCCGGCGTCAGCGGCAGCCCGCCCCGCCCGCACCATCCGCCGCTCGTAGTCCTCACACGTCATCGAAGTCACCATGCCGCCGAACTTACGCCGCCCCACCCCCACCGACCCACCGACCGGGCCGTCTTGTCGGCCATCGCCGACTGTGCTCCCCTGGAGGCGAGTTGAACCGACGGGTGGGAGCTGTGTGGGGGACTTACGCACGGAACGGTGGCGCCGCTACGGACACGATCGCGTGTACGTGAACCGTGCAGCGGATGCGGCCGCAGTGGCCTGGTACGACTGCAGAACCGGAAAAATCAACATCCTCGACGAGAGCTATCGCGCCGAAGCCTTGTCCGCCCTGGCGCCGTTCCTGACCTCCGCGCCGGACGTCACACCCGTCGCGGCCCCGCCAGGCCGCCCCGCTCCCCCACCGGTCGCCGCCCCGGCACCGAGCCAAGACCTGGCCACCAACAAGCCGGGCGCCTCGCTACGACGTCGCATCGAAGATGTCGAGCCGAGCCCCCTCCTCCGCACGCTCAAACGGTGGTTCGGGCTGGACGCCGCATTACGCCCCTGGGAGACCGGCTTCCGGGGCGAGCGCATCGCGGGCAAGAGCTTGAACCGGCTGCGGCGCGACGGCTGGTTCGTCCTGCACTCGGTGGAGCTCCCGAGCGGCGCCGACATCGACCACGTGGCCATCGGACCACCCGGTGTTTTCACCATCAACACCAAGCATCACAGAGGCGGCAGGATCTGGCTGGGCGATCACGCCGCCATGGTCAACGGCCAGTCGACCCCATACGTCCGCAACAGCCTCTTCGAAGCACGGAGAGCGGCACGACTCCTGACCCACACCTGTGGCTTCCCGGTGGAGGTCCACCCCGTACTGGCCGTGGTAGGCGCCGCCACGGTGACCGTCCGCACCGCGACTCCCTCGGTACGCCTGATCGACGGCTCCCACGCGGCCCGCGAACTGTCCGGCCTCTCCCCCGTTCTCACCCCCTCCGACATCGAGCGCATCTACACCGCCGCACGCGAGGGAAACTCCTGGCTGACCCCGTCGAGAAAACCCGACCACACATGAGGCCCCCGGCGCCCTGACCACGCGCAAACAACCCCCCGCAGCCGGAAACCCGCATCCACAGCTGCCCCGGTCGACCCGGCCCCGAACGACCGCCCCGCGCCGAC belongs to Streptomyces sp. NBC_01454 and includes:
- a CDS encoding aminopeptidase P family protein produces the protein MTCEDYERRMVRAGRAAADAGLAGLIVTPGPDLTWLCGYRPTAVTERLTALVIEPGRRSRLLVPVLEQPDAEHAAGARALEVSGWADGADPYAEVAKWVDPQGRYGVSDSTWAMHLLGLQRSLPGSAYAALSEGLPMLRAVKDAHEVARLAAAGAAADATYEEIVRLPFGGRRESDVAADLARLLREHGHSQVDFTIVGSGPNGANPHHEAGERVIEDGDMVVLDFGGLKDGYGSDTTRTVHVGQPGAEERKVHDIVREAQQAAFEAVRPGVACQDIDRVARKVIKAAGYGEYFIHRTGHGIGVTTHEPPYLVEGEHLTLVPGMCFSIEPGIYLPGRFGVRIEDIVTCTESGGRRLNETGREMAVVR
- a CDS encoding nuclease-related domain-containing protein, which gives rise to MNRAADAAAVAWYDCRTGKINILDESYRAEALSALAPFLTSAPDVTPVAAPPGRPAPPPVAAPAPSQDLATNKPGASLRRRIEDVEPSPLLRTLKRWFGLDAALRPWETGFRGERIAGKSLNRLRRDGWFVLHSVELPSGADIDHVAIGPPGVFTINTKHHRGGRIWLGDHAAMVNGQSTPYVRNSLFEARRAARLLTHTCGFPVEVHPVLAVVGAATVTVRTATPSVRLIDGSHAARELSGLSPVLTPSDIERIYTAAREGNSWLTPSRKPDHT